In one window of Halomarina pelagica DNA:
- a CDS encoding sulfurtransferase → MSDYAKDVLVSCDWVEEHLDDFQSDDPEYRLVEVDVDTEAYDEGHAPGAIGFNWETQLQDQTTRDILDKEDFEDLLGSHGISNDSTVVLYGDNSNWFAAYTYWQFKYYGHEDVRLMNGGRDYWLDNDYPLTEEVPAFSEVEYTARGPYESIRAYRDDVEKAIGKGLPLVDVRSPEEFSGEILAPPGLQETAQRGGHVPGARNISWAATVNDDGTFKSADELRELYESQGVDDNQDVIAYCRIGERSSIAWFALHELLGYDNVTNYDGSWTEWGNLVDAPIETGEGE, encoded by the coding sequence ATGAGCGATTACGCGAAGGACGTGCTCGTCTCCTGTGACTGGGTAGAGGAGCACCTCGACGACTTCCAGAGCGACGACCCCGAGTACCGACTGGTCGAGGTCGACGTGGACACCGAGGCCTACGACGAGGGCCACGCCCCCGGCGCGATCGGGTTCAACTGGGAGACCCAGTTGCAGGACCAGACGACGCGCGACATCCTGGATAAGGAGGACTTCGAGGACCTGCTGGGGAGCCACGGCATCTCGAACGACTCCACGGTCGTCCTCTACGGCGACAACTCGAACTGGTTCGCCGCCTACACCTACTGGCAGTTCAAGTACTACGGCCACGAGGACGTCCGCCTGATGAACGGCGGCCGCGACTACTGGCTCGACAACGACTACCCGCTCACCGAGGAGGTACCCGCGTTCTCCGAGGTCGAGTACACCGCCCGCGGCCCGTACGAGTCCATCCGCGCGTACCGCGACGACGTGGAGAAGGCTATCGGCAAGGGCCTGCCGCTCGTCGACGTCCGCTCGCCCGAGGAGTTCAGCGGCGAGATCCTCGCCCCGCCGGGCCTGCAGGAGACCGCCCAGCGCGGCGGCCACGTCCCCGGTGCCCGCAACATCTCGTGGGCCGCGACGGTCAACGACGACGGCACGTTCAAGTCCGCCGACGAACTGCGCGAACTCTACGAGTCCCAGGGCGTCGACGACAACCAGGACGTCATCGCCTACTGCCGGATCGGCGAGCGCTCCTCCATCGCGTGGTTCGCGCTCCACGAACTGCTCGGCTACGACAACGTCACCAACTACGACGGCTCGTGGACCGAGTGGGGCAACCTCGTCGACGCTCCCATCGAGACCGGCGAGGGCGAGTGA
- a CDS encoding class I SAM-dependent methyltransferase, producing MSVRREFDAWAADGRDRGMEERHWHTAKHVLARVPIEAGDALLDLGTGSGYAGRALRETTDAGRVYGLDGSPEMARNARSYTDDPEVGYVVGDFDALPFADDSLDHAWSMEAFYYARDPRRTLAELRRVLRPGGTFFCAVNYYEENVHSHGWQEDIDVEMTRWSRAEYREAFREAGFHVAEQDTVPDEETEIPPASEFPHEGWETREEMVERYRVYGTLLTVGVVP from the coding sequence ATGAGCGTTCGACGGGAGTTCGACGCGTGGGCCGCCGACGGCCGGGACAGGGGGATGGAGGAGCGCCACTGGCACACCGCGAAGCACGTCCTCGCGCGCGTGCCGATCGAGGCGGGCGACGCCCTGCTCGACCTCGGCACGGGGAGTGGCTACGCCGGTCGCGCGCTCCGCGAGACGACGGACGCGGGCCGGGTCTACGGGCTCGACGGCTCGCCGGAGATGGCCCGCAACGCCCGCTCGTACACCGACGACCCCGAGGTGGGGTACGTCGTCGGGGACTTCGACGCCCTGCCGTTCGCGGACGACAGCCTCGACCACGCCTGGAGCATGGAGGCGTTCTACTACGCGCGGGATCCCCGCCGCACGCTGGCGGAACTCCGGCGCGTCCTGCGCCCCGGCGGCACGTTCTTCTGCGCGGTGAACTACTACGAGGAGAACGTCCACTCCCACGGGTGGCAGGAGGACATCGACGTGGAGATGACCCGCTGGTCGCGCGCCGAGTACCGGGAGGCGTTCCGCGAGGCGGGCTTCCACGTCGCCGAGCAGGACACCGTCCCCGACGAGGAGACGGAGATCCCGCCCGCGAGCGAGTTCCCCCACGAGGGCTGGGAGACCCGCGAGGAGATGGTCGAGCGATACCGGGTCTACGGGACGCTCCTGACGGTGGGGGTCGTGCCGTAG
- a CDS encoding DUF1684 domain-containing protein has product MTDDFDTERWREELLALREEKDEFFAEHPQSPIPPDERGDFDGLAYFDPDPEYRVEVRVERHDDPDPVVMETTAGPEVRYERVATLRFEVRGTEQTLGAYRQGSEEGLFVPFRDKTTGQESYHQGRYMELDVEGDLPEGLPLDFNLAYNPFCAYSETFSCPLPPEENWLDVAVGAGERAYDSGE; this is encoded by the coding sequence GTGACCGACGACTTCGACACCGAGCGCTGGCGCGAGGAACTGCTCGCGCTCCGCGAGGAGAAGGACGAGTTCTTCGCGGAGCACCCGCAGTCGCCGATCCCGCCCGACGAGCGCGGGGACTTCGACGGCCTCGCGTACTTCGATCCGGACCCCGAGTACCGCGTCGAGGTGCGCGTCGAGCGCCACGACGACCCCGACCCCGTGGTGATGGAGACGACCGCCGGCCCCGAGGTGCGCTACGAGCGCGTCGCCACGCTGCGCTTCGAGGTGCGCGGGACGGAGCAGACTCTCGGTGCGTACCGGCAGGGTTCGGAGGAAGGGCTGTTCGTCCCCTTCCGCGACAAGACGACGGGACAGGAGAGCTACCACCAGGGGCGTTACATGGAACTCGACGTGGAGGGCGACCTCCCCGAGGGGCTCCCGCTAGACTTCAACCTCGCGTACAACCCGTTCTGCGCCTACTCGGAGACGTTCTCCTGTCCGCTCCCGCCCGAGGAGAACTGGCTCGACGTGGCGGTGGGGGCGGGAGAGCGGGCGTACGATAGCGGCGAGTGA
- a CDS encoding DEAD/DEAH box helicase gives MNVTERLPQFADAFPFESFNRMQSEALPAILERDENVVVSAPTASGKTALAELAICKTLERGGTALFLAPLRALTNEKESEWERFEALGYSVYVVTGERELNSRRAERADILVMTPEKADSATRKHESSRYAFVRRVDCCVIDEVHLLDSDRRGSVLEVTISRLRRICDPRIVALSATMPNVDDVAAWLDAVPETTFEFDDGYRPVPLEAGVRTYTHGDNPFADKYRRLYRALDIAEPHIRDGGQALVFVASRQDTVRAAEKARDELAGRDVPMGARGDYDFHTEAKELQNKTLRQSVLDGVGFHHAGLSREDKARVEAWFRRGDIQLLFSTSTLAWGVNLPARCVVIRDTKLHDPLEGEVDMSPLDVLQMLGRAGRPGYDDAGYAWVVCDAADADRYRRLLREGKEIESRLAEDLDAHLNAEIALGTIDDLDDVMDWLDTTFYATRARSAPDRYDFGGRLRERVRETLSRLVEGGFVETDAELRVEGTALGRLASRYYLRLDTAERFAALAERDGISEMDVLTAVARAAEFDSVSCRQSERDAVNAVLTGRAADVDDASHRKVLAILRSSMAGTTPGELQSDAWVIRQNALRLLAALRAFLERFGGPADANLARRVEARVENAISADAVGLTAIDGVGSGRAKKLAGEGLTTPADVVGAGVDALVDAGLTRGVAERVVESARSLPVVEVEWGDFPERIARGRNDMREVRVRSTAGGARAGVAVTVNGVSMTESTAYLGETTVPVGVFGGTAEEMEYEITVTFPELPLVPVRESRTVRVE, from the coding sequence GTGAACGTTACCGAGCGCCTCCCGCAGTTCGCCGACGCCTTTCCGTTCGAGTCGTTCAACCGAATGCAGTCGGAGGCGCTCCCCGCGATCCTCGAACGCGACGAGAACGTCGTCGTCAGCGCGCCCACCGCGAGCGGCAAGACCGCCCTCGCGGAACTCGCCATCTGTAAGACCTTAGAGCGGGGCGGCACCGCCCTCTTTCTCGCCCCGCTCCGCGCGCTGACCAACGAGAAGGAGAGCGAGTGGGAGCGCTTCGAGGCCCTCGGCTACTCGGTGTACGTCGTCACCGGCGAGCGCGAGCTGAACTCCCGCCGGGCCGAGCGCGCCGACATCCTCGTGATGACGCCCGAGAAGGCCGACTCCGCCACCCGCAAGCACGAGTCCTCCCGGTACGCGTTCGTCCGGCGCGTGGACTGCTGCGTCATCGACGAGGTCCACCTGCTCGACTCCGACCGGCGGGGGTCCGTCCTCGAGGTGACCATCTCGCGACTGCGACGCATCTGCGACCCGCGGATCGTCGCCCTCTCCGCGACGATGCCCAACGTGGACGACGTGGCGGCCTGGCTCGACGCCGTTCCCGAGACGACCTTCGAGTTCGACGACGGCTACCGCCCCGTCCCGCTGGAGGCGGGGGTCCGCACCTACACCCACGGCGACAACCCCTTCGCCGACAAGTACCGGCGGCTCTATCGCGCGCTCGACATCGCGGAGCCGCACATCCGCGACGGCGGCCAGGCGCTGGTGTTCGTCGCCTCCCGGCAGGACACCGTCCGCGCCGCGGAGAAGGCCCGTGACGAACTCGCCGGCCGGGACGTCCCGATGGGCGCGCGCGGCGACTACGACTTCCACACCGAGGCGAAGGAGCTACAGAACAAGACGCTCCGCCAGTCGGTCCTCGACGGCGTCGGCTTTCACCACGCCGGGCTCTCCCGCGAGGACAAGGCGCGCGTCGAGGCGTGGTTCCGCCGCGGCGACATCCAGCTTCTCTTCTCGACCTCGACGCTCGCCTGGGGCGTGAACCTCCCCGCCCGCTGCGTCGTCATCCGGGACACGAAGCTCCACGACCCACTGGAGGGCGAGGTGGACATGAGCCCGCTCGACGTGCTCCAGATGCTCGGGCGGGCCGGGCGGCCGGGCTACGACGACGCGGGCTACGCCTGGGTGGTCTGCGACGCCGCGGACGCCGACAGGTACCGCCGCCTGCTCCGGGAGGGAAAGGAGATCGAGTCCCGCCTCGCGGAGGACTTAGACGCCCACCTCAACGCCGAGATCGCCCTCGGGACCATCGACGACCTCGACGACGTGATGGACTGGCTCGACACCACCTTCTACGCCACGCGCGCTCGAAGCGCCCCCGACCGCTACGACTTCGGCGGCCGCCTGCGCGAGCGCGTCCGCGAGACGCTCTCTCGGCTCGTCGAGGGCGGGTTCGTCGAGACGGACGCCGAACTCCGCGTCGAGGGGACCGCCCTCGGACGGCTCGCCTCGCGGTACTACCTCCGGCTCGACACCGCGGAGCGCTTCGCCGCCCTCGCGGAGCGGGACGGGATCTCCGAGATGGACGTGCTGACCGCCGTCGCGCGCGCCGCCGAGTTCGACAGCGTCAGCTGCCGCCAGTCGGAGCGCGACGCCGTGAACGCCGTGCTCACCGGACGCGCGGCCGACGTGGACGACGCGAGCCACCGGAAGGTGCTCGCCATCCTCCGATCGAGCATGGCCGGAACGACCCCCGGCGAACTCCAGAGCGACGCCTGGGTCATCCGGCAGAACGCCCTGCGCCTGCTCGCCGCCCTGCGGGCGTTCCTCGAACGCTTCGGCGGCCCCGCCGACGCCAACCTCGCCCGCCGCGTCGAGGCGCGCGTCGAGAACGCCATCAGCGCGGACGCCGTCGGCCTGACGGCCATCGACGGGGTCGGGTCCGGCCGGGCGAAGAAGCTCGCCGGCGAGGGGCTCACCACCCCCGCGGACGTGGTCGGGGCGGGCGTCGATGCGCTCGTCGACGCCGGGCTCACGCGGGGCGTCGCGGAGCGCGTCGTCGAGAGCGCCCGAAGCCTCCCCGTCGTCGAGGTCGAGTGGGGTGACTTCCCCGAGCGGATCGCCCGCGGACGGAACGACATGCGCGAGGTGCGCGTCCGCTCGACGGCCGGCGGCGCGCGCGCGGGCGTCGCCGTCACCGTCAACGGCGTCTCGATGACCGAATCCACTGCGTACCTCGGCGAGACGACCGTCCCCGTCGGCGTCTTCGGCGGCACCGCCGAGGAGATGGAGTACGAGATCACCGTCACCTTCCCGGAACTCCCGCTCGTGCCGGTGCGGGAGTCGCGGACCGTGCGCGTGGAGTGA
- a CDS encoding sulfurtransferase has protein sequence MDIVVDAEWVAERLDREDVRLVDVREAWEYDGIGHLPGAVNVPFDAFRAEAHASQRDAAGESGEGRAPRAEGEAGMLPGADAFADLMGEAGITREDHVVAYDDTHGVFAARLLVTCELYGHPRERLHLLNGDYSAWSREREVSREPPEVAAATYDAAFVEDGPLVGVEAVEAAIDDPDSVVVDTREEWEFEEGHIPSAVRLDWIELVDEESRGLKPDDELRALLRERGITPDRRIVLYCNTARRISHTYVVLRHLGYGDLAFYEGSLTEWEREGRELA, from the coding sequence ATGGACATCGTCGTGGACGCGGAGTGGGTCGCGGAGCGACTCGATCGGGAGGACGTTCGGCTCGTCGACGTTCGCGAGGCGTGGGAGTACGACGGCATCGGCCACCTCCCCGGCGCGGTGAACGTACCGTTCGACGCGTTCCGGGCCGAGGCGCACGCGTCCCAGCGCGACGCGGCGGGCGAGAGCGGGGAGGGACGCGCCCCGCGCGCCGAAGGCGAGGCGGGGATGCTCCCCGGGGCGGACGCCTTCGCCGACCTCATGGGCGAGGCGGGAATCACGCGCGAGGATCACGTCGTGGCGTACGACGACACCCACGGCGTCTTCGCGGCGCGCCTGCTCGTCACCTGCGAACTCTACGGCCACCCGCGGGAGCGGCTTCACCTGCTGAACGGCGACTACAGCGCGTGGAGCCGCGAGCGCGAAGTGAGCCGCGAGCCCCCCGAGGTGGCGGCGGCGACGTACGACGCGGCGTTCGTCGAGGACGGCCCGCTCGTCGGCGTCGAGGCCGTCGAGGCGGCCATCGACGATCCGGACTCGGTCGTCGTCGACACGCGCGAGGAGTGGGAGTTCGAGGAGGGGCACATCCCGAGCGCGGTGCGCCTCGACTGGATCGAACTCGTCGACGAGGAGTCCCGGGGGCTGAAACCCGACGACGAACTGCGCGCGCTCCTCCGCGAGCGGGGGATCACGCCCGACAGACGGATCGTCCTCTACTGCAACACCGCCCGGCGCATCAGCCACACGTACGTCGTCCTCCGACACCTCGGGTACGGGGACCTCGCGTTCTACGAGGGGAGCCTCACCGAGTGGGAGCGGGAGGGTCGGGAACTCGCCTGA
- a CDS encoding DUF2391 domain-containing protein yields MVGPARRFKTADIAQQVVGGFLLAGPFVVTAEVWQLAASMNALQALLTTAIVFGIGYGALYKADNRDPDREADLGGVPVRFLSLMAVAFGSVLLLALAFDAPGTFLADLGVERARWAFVTAKAVTVGSVFSVVGAATADSVF; encoded by the coding sequence ATGGTGGGACCCGCGCGCCGGTTCAAGACCGCCGACATCGCCCAGCAGGTGGTCGGCGGCTTCCTCCTCGCCGGTCCCTTCGTCGTCACCGCCGAGGTGTGGCAGCTCGCCGCCAGCATGAACGCCCTGCAGGCGCTGCTCACGACCGCGATCGTCTTCGGCATCGGATACGGCGCGCTCTACAAGGCCGACAACCGCGATCCCGACCGCGAGGCGGACCTCGGCGGCGTGCCGGTTCGCTTCCTCTCGCTGATGGCGGTCGCCTTCGGCTCCGTCCTCCTGCTCGCGCTCGCGTTCGACGCCCCCGGAACCTTCCTCGCGGACCTCGGCGTCGAGCGGGCGCGCTGGGCGTTCGTCACCGCCAAGGCCGTCACCGTCGGGTCCGTGTTCAGCGTCGTCGGGGCGGCCACCGCCGACTCCGTATTCTGA
- the lipA gene encoding lipoyl synthase codes for MSHARKPDWLKMRPPSGQRFAEIKRTLRDRDLHTVCEEANCPNLGECWSGRDGPGTATFMLMGDRCSRGCNFCDVKTGGMEPLDEDEPANVAEAVTEIGLDYVVLTSVDRDDLPDQGSGHFARTIREIKERDPSILVEVLIPDFRGDPECVDRIVDARPDVIAHNVETVERLQWPVRDRRANYEQSLSVLERVDEESTIYTKTSLMLGVGEYDHEVYQTMGDLREVGVDVLTFGQYLQPSRRHLEVSEFVHPDKFDTWRDVAEEEFDFLYCASGPLVRSSYKAGELFVDALLREGRSVEEARAVARAETGD; via the coding sequence ATGAGTCACGCGCGCAAGCCCGACTGGCTGAAGATGCGGCCGCCGTCGGGCCAGCGCTTCGCCGAGATCAAGCGGACCCTCCGGGACCGCGACCTGCACACGGTCTGCGAGGAGGCCAACTGTCCGAACCTCGGGGAGTGCTGGAGCGGGCGCGACGGGCCGGGGACGGCGACGTTCATGCTGATGGGCGATCGCTGCTCGCGGGGCTGTAACTTCTGCGACGTGAAGACCGGCGGGATGGAGCCGCTCGACGAGGACGAACCGGCGAACGTCGCCGAGGCGGTGACCGAGATCGGTCTCGACTACGTCGTGCTCACGTCGGTGGACCGGGACGACCTGCCGGATCAGGGGTCCGGCCACTTCGCGCGGACGATCCGCGAGATCAAGGAGCGGGACCCCTCGATCCTCGTGGAGGTGCTGATACCGGACTTCCGGGGCGATCCGGAGTGCGTCGACCGCATCGTCGACGCGCGGCCCGACGTGATCGCGCACAACGTCGAGACGGTCGAGCGCCTCCAGTGGCCCGTGCGCGACCGGCGGGCGAACTACGAGCAGTCGCTCTCGGTGCTCGAGCGGGTCGACGAGGAGTCGACGATCTACACCAAGACCTCGCTCATGCTCGGCGTCGGCGAGTACGACCACGAGGTCTACCAGACGATGGGCGACCTCCGGGAGGTGGGCGTCGACGTCCTCACCTTCGGCCAGTACCTCCAGCCCTCGCGCCGCCACCTGGAGGTGAGCGAGTTCGTCCACCCCGACAAGTTCGACACGTGGCGCGACGTGGCCGAGGAGGAGTTCGACTTCCTCTACTGCGCCAGCGGTCCACTCGTCCGGTCGTCGTACAAGGCGGGCGAGCTGTTCGTCGACGCCCTCCTCCGGGAGGGCCGGAGCGTCGAGGAGGCGCGCGCGGTCGCCCGGGCGGAGACGGGCGACTGA
- a CDS encoding MATE family efflux transporter, with protein MLDLSSDDITEGPVLRALLVLAAPLLVQNVVQVFQQIIDLFWVGRLANADAAVAAVGLVTPLQALVFGVALFIPFVGTQVLVAQRIGADDASGARRGAATGFLTALGLGLGVGLLAVALAPTLVDLITSTRPDAAVESVESLAVGYFSVLMLGLPVLTLSDTTEAAFVGWGDARVALYMNLLAIGVNALLDPILIFGFDVNPALAALGLEGLSASLYDATGFAGLGVEGAALATIVGYALGFLLGATFLLAGRNGGMLSREAFDVEVPEFRELFDVGLPVAGQHVAKQMADLVLVVVAFTLGGAAGLAAYFVGFRVAGVATIPSSSLQQAAQSVVGQNLGAGLVERARAATWRGAAVAALVLGALGVAQWFAPTVIVDALAPQLEGRALDLTVLYLRILAVGYPAIGAAYLFQAGFNGASRTRTSFVASLLQYWGVRLPIAVVGGLVLVTGVEAVFWAVTVSNVVAAVGLGAYYHYSAENGLFDLPEEGVAAD; from the coding sequence ATGCTCGACCTCTCGTCCGACGACATCACCGAGGGGCCGGTCCTGCGGGCGCTCCTCGTGCTTGCGGCCCCGCTGCTCGTGCAGAACGTCGTCCAGGTGTTCCAGCAGATCATCGACCTGTTCTGGGTCGGTCGCCTCGCCAACGCCGACGCGGCCGTCGCGGCCGTCGGACTGGTGACGCCGCTGCAGGCGCTCGTCTTCGGCGTCGCGCTCTTCATCCCGTTCGTGGGGACGCAGGTGCTCGTCGCCCAGCGGATCGGCGCGGACGACGCCTCGGGCGCGCGTCGAGGGGCCGCCACCGGGTTCCTCACCGCGCTCGGACTGGGCCTCGGGGTCGGTCTGCTCGCCGTCGCGCTCGCGCCGACGCTCGTCGACCTGATCACGAGCACGCGGCCGGACGCGGCCGTCGAGTCCGTCGAGTCGCTCGCCGTCGGCTACTTCAGCGTCCTGATGCTCGGGCTGCCGGTGCTCACGCTCTCCGACACCACCGAGGCCGCGTTCGTCGGCTGGGGCGACGCGCGCGTCGCGCTCTACATGAACCTCCTCGCGATCGGCGTCAACGCGCTGCTCGATCCGATCCTCATCTTCGGCTTCGACGTGAACCCCGCGCTCGCGGCGCTCGGTCTCGAGGGGCTCTCCGCCTCGCTGTACGACGCGACGGGCTTCGCGGGGCTGGGCGTCGAGGGGGCGGCGCTGGCGACGATCGTCGGCTACGCGCTCGGGTTCCTCCTCGGCGCGACGTTCCTCCTCGCCGGGCGCAACGGCGGGATGCTCTCCCGGGAGGCGTTCGACGTCGAGGTCCCGGAGTTCCGCGAACTGTTCGACGTCGGTCTCCCGGTCGCCGGACAGCACGTCGCGAAGCAGATGGCCGACCTCGTGCTCGTGGTCGTCGCGTTCACCCTCGGCGGCGCGGCGGGCCTCGCGGCGTACTTCGTCGGGTTCCGCGTCGCGGGGGTCGCCACGATCCCGTCGTCGAGCCTCCAGCAGGCCGCCCAGAGCGTCGTCGGACAGAACCTCGGGGCGGGGCTGGTCGAGCGCGCCCGCGCGGCGACCTGGCGCGGTGCCGCCGTCGCCGCCCTCGTCCTCGGCGCGCTCGGCGTCGCCCAGTGGTTCGCGCCGACGGTCATCGTCGACGCGCTCGCCCCGCAACTGGAGGGGCGTGCGCTCGACCTCACGGTTCTCTACCTCCGGATCCTCGCCGTCGGATACCCCGCGATCGGCGCGGCCTACCTCTTCCAGGCGGGGTTCAACGGGGCGAGTCGCACCCGGACGAGTTTCGTCGCCAGCCTCCTGCAGTACTGGGGCGTGCGCCTCCCGATCGCGGTCGTCGGCGGACTGGTGCTCGTGACGGGCGTCGAGGCCGTCTTCTGGGCGGTCACCGTCTCGAACGTCGTCGCGGCGGTCGGCCTCGGCGCGTACTACCACTACTCCGCCGAGAACGGGCTGTTCGACCTCCCCGAGGAGGGCGTCGCGGCCGACTGA
- a CDS encoding AbrB/MazE/SpoVT family DNA-binding domain-containing protein, with product MSSDRVDSESKVSGNQANIPARIRRALDIDDGDRLRWVLEDDRRVHVEVVRRRSGTFAEFEGYDGDEPTDATAEHDAWGIE from the coding sequence ATGAGCAGTGACCGCGTCGACTCCGAGAGTAAGGTCTCGGGGAATCAGGCGAACATTCCGGCCCGGATCCGTCGCGCGCTCGACATCGACGACGGCGACCGGCTCCGCTGGGTGCTAGAGGACGACCGACGGGTTCACGTGGAGGTCGTTCGGCGGCGCTCCGGCACGTTCGCGGAGTTCGAAGGATACGACGGGGACGAACCCACCGACGCGACGGCGGAGCACGACGCGTGGGGAATCGAGTGA
- a CDS encoding PIN domain-containing protein: MPRALLDTSVLFAAAYRRDGAHEEAIPILKGIDDGSLPEAVVLDYVLAETLNGVLTHAGHDAGVDLLDRIEENARFHVASLTTDAFATAKALFRRHARLSFVDACIVAYMQTKGLGYLYAFDDDFDGIADVYRIDVPTDPYDPR; this comes from the coding sequence ATGCCGCGCGCGCTCCTCGATACCTCCGTTCTGTTCGCTGCCGCGTATCGCCGAGACGGAGCCCACGAGGAAGCGATTCCGATACTCAAGGGGATCGACGACGGATCGCTTCCGGAGGCAGTCGTGCTCGACTACGTACTCGCCGAGACGCTCAACGGTGTTCTCACTCACGCGGGTCACGACGCCGGAGTCGACCTGCTCGACCGCATCGAGGAGAACGCGCGGTTCCACGTCGCATCGCTTACGACCGACGCGTTCGCGACGGCGAAGGCGCTGTTCAGACGCCACGCCCGGCTCTCGTTCGTCGACGCCTGTATCGTCGCGTACATGCAGACGAAGGGTCTCGGCTACCTGTACGCCTTCGACGACGACTTCGACGGTATCGCCGACGTGTATCGGATCGACGTTCCCACGGATCCGTACGATCCGCGTTGA
- a CDS encoding endonuclease NucS domain-containing protein encodes MSPTDPTSAVRVIAGDCTAEFEGTRSQVQRGRVVCLLKPDGTVLVHDADGYQPVAWLTRPEERHVTNDPVAIEARDGDQFLRVTVHEAAADATVPASPAGVPVGTAPDGGPLVRARGAVVNLDSGARYGLPSGATVLDGEEACDCGLPRIRVERGAAFEVCLDRTCESLDDAVRAAFDRAWTCPECGSDLRILRRSGLLAGCDAYPDCETAFVVPDGVVRGTCDCGLPAFRTASGVRCLDATCDRTTAGETITGP; translated from the coding sequence ATGTCACCGACCGACCCCACCTCCGCCGTTCGCGTGATCGCCGGCGACTGCACCGCCGAGTTCGAGGGCACCCGCTCGCAGGTCCAGCGCGGGCGCGTCGTCTGCCTCCTCAAGCCCGACGGCACCGTCCTCGTCCACGACGCCGACGGCTACCAGCCCGTGGCGTGGCTCACCCGCCCCGAGGAGCGTCACGTGACGAACGACCCAGTGGCGATCGAGGCGCGCGACGGCGACCAGTTCCTCCGGGTGACGGTCCACGAAGCGGCCGCCGACGCGACCGTCCCGGCGAGCCCGGCGGGGGTTCCGGTGGGAACCGCCCCGGACGGCGGGCCGCTCGTCCGGGCGCGCGGCGCGGTCGTGAACCTCGACTCGGGCGCGCGATACGGCCTCCCCTCGGGCGCGACGGTGCTCGACGGGGAGGAGGCGTGCGACTGCGGCCTCCCGCGCATCCGGGTCGAGCGCGGTGCTGCCTTCGAGGTGTGCCTCGATCGCACCTGCGAGTCGCTCGACGACGCCGTCCGGGCGGCGTTCGACCGCGCGTGGACCTGCCCCGAGTGCGGGTCGGACCTGCGGATCCTCCGCCGGAGCGGCCTGCTCGCCGGGTGCGACGCCTACCCCGACTGCGAGACGGCGTTCGTCGTCCCCGACGGCGTCGTCCGCGGGACGTGCGACTGCGGGCTTCCGGCGTTCCGCACGGCCTCCGGCGTGCGCTGTCTCGACGCGACGTGCGACCGCACGACCGCGGGGGAGACCATCACCGGTCCCTGA
- a CDS encoding AI-2E family transporter, with protein sequence MDHARHRRAVLAGVLLAFAVLAALVLFEVLGTVFFAVTVAYVLVPIRNYAVGRGLSRRVAAAIVATGAFAAVLGIVAALGYVVYQRRGSIVSLIESLPPRFVVPIGGSNFVVETAAAQAQAIDALQAVAADVAAAVPVLVLKLFLFAILLFGLLLRPNSAGRALFSLVPGEYHDVLVALDDRVRQTLYGIYVLQAATAFGTFLVALVVFFALGYDSVFTLAVIAGLLQFIPVLGPGVLVGALALVDLLVGNTTRAVLVAVIGAVVVGAAPDAIIRPRLASWAADLPTSLYFIGFVGGILTVGAIGVIAGPLVVALVVEMVEILSRDDDLRARLDAALDADD encoded by the coding sequence ATGGACCACGCGCGTCACCGGCGGGCAGTCCTCGCCGGCGTCCTCCTCGCGTTCGCCGTCCTCGCCGCGCTCGTGCTCTTCGAGGTGCTCGGAACGGTCTTCTTCGCGGTCACCGTCGCGTACGTCCTCGTGCCGATCCGGAACTACGCGGTCGGTCGGGGTCTCTCCCGCCGGGTCGCGGCGGCCATCGTCGCCACCGGCGCGTTCGCGGCCGTCCTGGGGATCGTCGCGGCGCTCGGCTACGTCGTCTACCAGCGCCGCGGCTCGATCGTCTCGCTCATCGAGAGCCTCCCGCCGCGGTTCGTCGTCCCGATCGGGGGATCGAACTTCGTCGTCGAGACCGCGGCGGCCCAGGCCCAGGCCATCGACGCCCTCCAGGCGGTGGCGGCGGACGTCGCCGCCGCGGTGCCCGTGCTCGTGCTGAAGCTCTTCCTGTTCGCCATCCTGCTGTTCGGCCTCCTGCTCCGGCCGAACTCCGCCGGTCGGGCGCTGTTCAGCCTCGTCCCGGGGGAGTACCACGACGTGCTCGTCGCGCTCGACGATCGGGTCCGCCAGACGCTCTACGGCATCTACGTCCTCCAGGCGGCGACGGCGTTCGGGACGTTCCTCGTCGCGCTCGTCGTCTTCTTCGCGCTCGGCTACGACTCGGTGTTCACGCTCGCGGTCATCGCCGGCCTGCTCCAGTTCATCCCCGTGCTCGGGCCGGGCGTGCTCGTGGGCGCGCTCGCCCTCGTCGACCTCCTCGTGGGCAACACCACCCGCGCGGTCCTCGTCGCGGTGATCGGCGCGGTTGTCGTCGGGGCCGCGCCCGACGCGATCATCCGCCCGCGGCTCGCCTCGTGGGCGGCCGACCTGCCGACGAGCCTCTACTTCATCGGGTTCGTCGGGGGGATCCTCACCGTCGGCGCGATCGGCGTCATCGCGGGACCGCTGGTCGTCGCGCTCGTCGTCGAGATGGTCGAGATCCTCTCGCGGGACGACGACCTGCGGGCGCGCCTCGACGCCGCGCTGGACGCGGACGACTGA